A genomic region of Thunnus maccoyii chromosome 13, fThuMac1.1, whole genome shotgun sequence contains the following coding sequences:
- the LOC121910151 gene encoding complement component 1 Q subcomponent-binding protein, mitochondrial has translation MLKSVVRAVGAAVRLSTATTSTARALPLSCPTLRSPSSATIRPFTRSLWMLNNNGASSGYRPKLFSSKVLSPSVSCGCGGLHTEGDKAFGEFLFDEIKEEKKIQKSKTLPKMSGGWELEMNGTEAKLTRNVAGEKVTVTFNVNNSIPPNFEEEAEQGQQKPAGEEPEIVSTPNFVVEVTKQAAKHSLVFDCHFPEDEISHGEGEESDIFAIREVSFQPEGDTDWKETSYTLNTDSLDWALYDHLMDFLADRGVDNTFADELMELSTAVEHQEYIKFLEDLQGFVKCN, from the exons ATGCTGAAGTCAGTTGTCCGTGCGGTGGGAGCCGCTGTCCGCCTCTCAACAGCCACCACGTCCACAGCCCGAGCTCTGCCGCTCAGCTGCCCAACACTACGCTCTCCTAGTTCGGCAACAATTCGGCCCTTCACCCGGTCTCTCTGGATGCTGAATAACAACGGAGCCTCGTCAGGATACAGACCAAAACTGTTCAGTTCAAAGGTGTTGAGTCCCTCGGTGTCATGTGGATGCGGTGGACTGCACACAGAAG GTGACAAAGCATTTGGTGAGTTCCTGTTTGATGAAAtcaaagaggagaagaagatcCAGAAATCCAAAACCCTTCCTAAAATGTCTGGAGGATGGGAACTGGAGATGAATGGCACCGAGGCTAAACTCACAAGGAACGTTGCTGGAGAAAA AGTCACTGTCACATTCAATGTCAATAACAGCATTCCTCCTAACTTTGAGGAAGAGGCAGAACAAGGACAGCAGAAGCCAGCAGGGGAGGAG CCAGAAATTGTGTCAACACCCAACTTTGTTGTTGAAGTAACGAAACAGGCAGCAAAACATTCCCTGGTGTTTGACTGCCATTTCCCTGAAGACGAG ATAAGCCATGGTGAAGGAGAAGAGAGCGACATCTTTGCCATTCGTGAAGTCAGTTTCCAGCCTGAGGGAGATACAGATTGGAAGGAGACCAGCTATACACTCAACACAGACTCCCTCGACTGG GCCCTGTACGACCACCTGATGGACTTCCTGGCTGACCGGGGGGTTGACAACACCTTTGCTGATGAACTGATGGAGCTGAGCACCGCTGTTGAGCATCAAGAGTACATCAAGTTCCTGGAAGACCTTCAGGGCTTTGTTAAATGTAACTAA